The genomic DNA GTCTGACCTTATTGGGGGCCGCCTGTTTTCGAAGAATGGAGATGTGAGCGGGGGAGCCGCCCACAAACAACGAGAAGAGGAATCGAATTATGCGTAACAACACGTTCCAGATGAAGCTTTCCGCCACTCGCCGCGGGATTCAGTCCGCCCTGGTCGCTGCCGCTTCGGCGGTACTCGTCGCCACTGCGGTGGGCGTGGCGACCGCCGGTTCCGCGGTGGCCGACACGACCACTACGACGACCACCCCCAGCACGAGCGCCTCGCCCGACGATCACGGCTGGGACTGAACAGGCATATTCCATCTGCACAATATCGAGCACCGCTGAACAGAATCCACCGGAGGAACGTACGATGACGATCAGCCCGGCCCTTGAGGTCCACGCCCCCGACGCACCCGTCTTCGGTCCCGAAATCGAACTGCGCAGCCAGATCACCGTCGAGCTCGTCGACCACACCGCCTCCGACCTGGGAGTCGTACGTGCGGCGCGGGTCTCCACCGCCGGCGAGGAGGCGCACCGAGAGGAGCGCGGTGACGCATATATCGGGGGTCTCATCCGGTATTTGATGCGCAGCCGTCACGGCAGCCCTTTCGAGCACAATTCGATGACCTTCCTGGTGCACGCGCCGATCTTCGCGATCCGCCACATGATGCGTCACCGAATGTGGTCCTTCAATGAGGAGAGCGCCCGCTACAAGGACCTCAAGAACGTCTTTTACGTGCCCGACCGCGACCGGGCGCTGAAACAGGAGGGGAAGCCCGGTCACTACCAGTACGTTCCGGGCAGCGAGGAGGACTACGAGCTGCTCTCCACCGCCACCAGCGAGGCCTACCGGTCCGCCTTCCGCGAATACCAGAAGATGCTCGATGCCGGAATCGCCCGCGAGCTGGCCCGCATGGTGCTCCCGGTGGCCACCTTCTCCACCGTGTACGCCACCTGCAACGCCCGCTCGCTGATGCACTTCCTCGGCCTGCGCACCAACCGCGCCGACGCCGCCTATGTGTCGCACCCGCAGCGGGAGATCGAGGTGGTGGCCGAGCAGATGGAGGACGAGTTCGCGCGGCTGATGCCACTGACCCACGAGGCCTTCGAGAAGTTCGGCCGCGTCAGTCCCTGACCGGATCGTGATCCGACGGAGGTTCCTGCCATGAGAGTCACGGTCTACGCGGGCTCGGCCCTGGGGAACCAGGCCATCTACCAAGAAGCCGCCGCGGCCTTCGCCAAGCAACTCGTCGCCGAGGGGCATGAGATCGTCTACGGCGGGGGAGCGGCCGGCCTCATGGGGGTCGTCGCCGACTCCGCCCTGGCGGCCGGCGGCCGGGTCACCGGAGTGATCCCGAAACACCTTGTCGACGCCGAGGTCGCCCACCAGGGCCTGACCGAACTGCACATCGTCGACACCATGCACCAACGCAAGCAGATCATGGCCGACCTGGCGGATGCCTTCGTAGCGCTGCCGGGCGGGGTGGGCACCGTCGAGGAGATCCTCGAAGCCTGGGCCTGGCTCATCCTCGGCCGGCACGGAAAGCCGATGGCGATGCTGAACGTGGACGGCTACTGGGACCGGCTCCTGCGGATGATCTGCCGCATGTCCGCCAGCGGATTCCTGCGCGAGCAGGAGCTGGGCACCCTCGCGTCCGTCGGGGACGCGAACGAATTCCTCGACCTTGTAAGCCAGTGGGAGCCCCCGCCGCCGCGATGGGGCTGAGATCGGGAGTAGGAGCGATGTCGGTACTGAATGTGGAGAGTGCGGCCCCCGAGGCCGCGCAGGTCACCGTGGTGGACGGCTATGTCCCGGTGATCGACCTGAGTTCCGCGCGGT from Streptomyces sp. NBC_01707 includes the following:
- the thyX gene encoding FAD-dependent thymidylate synthase, which gives rise to MTISPALEVHAPDAPVFGPEIELRSQITVELVDHTASDLGVVRAARVSTAGEEAHREERGDAYIGGLIRYLMRSRHGSPFEHNSMTFLVHAPIFAIRHMMRHRMWSFNEESARYKDLKNVFYVPDRDRALKQEGKPGHYQYVPGSEEDYELLSTATSEAYRSAFREYQKMLDAGIARELARMVLPVATFSTVYATCNARSLMHFLGLRTNRADAAYVSHPQREIEVVAEQMEDEFARLMPLTHEAFEKFGRVSP
- a CDS encoding TIGR00730 family Rossman fold protein; translated protein: MRVTVYAGSALGNQAIYQEAAAAFAKQLVAEGHEIVYGGGAAGLMGVVADSALAAGGRVTGVIPKHLVDAEVAHQGLTELHIVDTMHQRKQIMADLADAFVALPGGVGTVEEILEAWAWLILGRHGKPMAMLNVDGYWDRLLRMICRMSASGFLREQELGTLASVGDANEFLDLVSQWEPPPPRWG